A single Salmo salar chromosome ssa19, Ssal_v3.1, whole genome shotgun sequence DNA region contains:
- the LOC106578581 gene encoding neuritin — protein sequence MGLTWSGKYISLFLAVQLVYLLHAVRATGKCDTVFKGFSNCLLRLGENMANYPQELDEKENLQTICTYWDDFHSCATTALVDCQEGATDLWEKLKKESRNLEFRGSLFELCGGGNGASKSTVALGLIILLTALSALVTWLAF from the exons ATGGGATTAACTTGGTCCGGCAAATATATCTCACTGTTTCTTGCTGTTCAGTTAG TTTATCTGCTACATGCGGTGAGAGCAACGGGGAAATGTGATACagtattcaaagggttctccaatTGCTTGCTGAGACTGGGGGAGAATATGGCTAACTATCCACAGGAGCTGGATGAGAAGGAAAATCTACAGACCATCTGCAC ATATTGGGATGACTTCCACTCATGTGCGACCACTGCGCTGGTGGATTGCCAAGAGGGAGCCACAGACCTATGGGAGAAGCTCAAAAAGGAGTCCAGAAACTTAGAGTTCCGAGGGAGCTTGTTTGAACTGTGTGGCGGGGGGAACGGGGCCTCCAAATCCACAGTCGCTTTAGGTCTCATCATACTTCTAACGGCACTTTCCGCCTTAGTGACTTGGCTTGCATTTTAG